A region from the Rhodocyclaceae bacterium genome encodes:
- a CDS encoding type II toxin-antitoxin system death-on-curing family toxin, translated as MASDYLTVADVLGMHSVLMQRYGGAPGVRDPGALEAALFRPQTGYYEDIVAEAAALMESLAINHPFVDGNKRIAFAAADVFLRVNGWHLKRAPTQIYSEMMQMLESGTFDIAHLDPWLRSFANPVE; from the coding sequence GTGGCAAGCGACTACCTGACCGTCGCCGATGTGCTTGGCATGCACAGCGTGCTGATGCAGCGGTATGGCGGCGCTCCGGGCGTGCGAGATCCCGGGGCACTCGAGGCTGCACTATTCCGGCCGCAGACGGGCTACTACGAAGACATCGTGGCTGAGGCTGCCGCATTGATGGAAAGCCTGGCGATCAACCATCCGTTCGTGGACGGAAACAAGCGCATCGCCTTCGCCGCGGCCGACGTATTCCTGCGCGTCAACGGCTGGCACTTGAAGCGTGCGCCGACGCAGATCTACTCCGAGATGATGCAGATGCTCGAGTCCGGCACGTTTGACATTGCCCACCTCGATCCCTGGTTACGGTCTTTCGCCAACCCTGTGGAGTGA
- a CDS encoding radical SAM protein, with the protein MPQFISNHGLRMVEAALRTAGLEDLELKVWDLSGGSAAELVSALVAWDPDVVGFSAYIWSFAFFVDVARELKRDDPSRLIVFGGPSARPSMFGLLPFRAARRWVDALAINDGEHTFAQIVAATDRSAESLAGIPGLALPTEQGWQSTPERPLADLDTLASPYELGVVPGGGLAVLQTYRGCPMTCSFCEWGTLESPRRVRGVAQLEREFSGMAALDVQGAILVDAGLNLNPHAFRNLREAVERHGFLRERALVCEVYPAAVRDEHIRFLGGVGQALVGIGLQSFDNGVLAHVERSYDERRFEDTLWQLKSVSKVAVEIILGLPGDTPENFRRSFERARALPVALRVYHCVVLPSALMVRAPASYAMDFDPVTLKMRACLGWTAQSLRRECEHVAMRAAAEGGRAGEYFWIFPPPGEPY; encoded by the coding sequence ATGCCGCAGTTCATTTCGAACCACGGGCTGCGCATGGTCGAGGCGGCGCTGCGTACCGCGGGCCTCGAGGATCTCGAACTGAAGGTGTGGGACCTGTCCGGTGGCTCCGCCGCCGAACTGGTCTCCGCGCTCGTCGCCTGGGATCCGGACGTGGTCGGTTTTTCTGCCTACATCTGGTCTTTCGCCTTCTTCGTCGACGTCGCCCGGGAGCTCAAGCGCGACGACCCGTCGCGGCTGATCGTCTTCGGCGGCCCCTCGGCACGCCCGAGCATGTTCGGACTGCTGCCGTTCCGCGCCGCGCGCCGGTGGGTCGACGCGCTGGCGATCAACGACGGCGAGCACACCTTCGCGCAGATCGTCGCGGCGACCGACCGCAGCGCCGAGTCGCTCGCCGGCATCCCCGGGCTCGCTCTGCCCACGGAGCAGGGCTGGCAGTCGACGCCGGAGCGACCGCTCGCCGATCTCGATACGCTGGCCTCGCCCTACGAACTCGGGGTGGTGCCGGGCGGCGGGCTTGCCGTGCTGCAGACCTACCGTGGCTGTCCGATGACCTGCTCGTTCTGCGAGTGGGGCACGCTCGAGTCGCCGCGGCGGGTGCGCGGGGTGGCGCAGCTCGAGCGCGAGTTCTCGGGCATGGCTGCGCTCGATGTGCAGGGTGCGATCCTGGTCGATGCGGGGCTCAACCTCAATCCGCATGCCTTCCGCAACCTGCGCGAGGCGGTCGAGCGGCACGGGTTCCTGCGCGAGCGCGCGCTCGTCTGCGAGGTGTATCCGGCAGCGGTGCGCGACGAGCACATCCGCTTCCTCGGCGGGGTAGGGCAGGCGCTGGTGGGCATCGGGCTGCAGTCCTTCGACAACGGGGTGCTGGCGCATGTCGAGCGTTCCTACGACGAGCGCCGCTTCGAAGACACGCTCTGGCAGTTGAAATCGGTGTCGAAGGTGGCCGTGGAGATCATTCTCGGGCTGCCCGGCGACACGCCCGAGAACTTCCGCCGCAGCTTCGAGCGCGCCCGGGCCCTGCCGGTGGCGCTGCGGGTGTATCACTGTGTCGTGCTGCCCTCGGCGCTGATGGTGCGCGCGCCGGCGAGCTACGCGATGGATTTCGACCCGGTCACGCTGAAGATGCGTGCCTGCCTGGGCTGGACGGCACAGTCGCTGCGCCGCGAGTGTGAGCACGTGGCGATGAGGGCTGCCGCCGAGGGCGGCAGGGCGGGCGAGTACTTCTGGATCTTTCCACCGCCCGGCGAGCCCTACTGA
- a CDS encoding radical SAM protein produces the protein MSALRIALACMTPTPDGGELDGATLPSYGIRRVLAAVAGDPALAHARIAVVDFARPDPQAYVDTLLQFEPDLVGFSIYVWSTPCLVEVARRIKRARPACAVVFGGPSARRELFDLPAYAPAHDYMDALVSSEGEAVFQDVARLPVFTHAALRGVAGLHLPTPEGWLQTAHRDPIADLDAIASPFQLGLMPRGSVAYLETYRECPMSCRFCEWGAAETSRAVFSADYIERELRAFRDHGVPSVFLLDAGLNLNARGFRNLVEAEARTGLFQSADLWAEIYPTHIRREHLDFLSRVRASYLGVGLQSLDPDVLREHDRPFDRARFERAMRDLVTVATPELQIIFGLPGDSPEGFLRTLEYARSFRVGVRAYHCLVLPDALLSRAREGWDMRFDPQTLAMIACPPPRPPGRTGGALSRA, from the coding sequence ATGAGCGCACTTCGCATCGCGCTCGCGTGCATGACGCCCACGCCGGACGGCGGCGAACTGGATGGGGCCACGCTTCCCAGCTACGGCATCCGCCGGGTACTGGCCGCCGTCGCCGGAGATCCCGCGCTCGCCCATGCGCGCATCGCCGTGGTCGATTTTGCACGTCCCGATCCGCAGGCCTACGTGGACACGCTGCTGCAGTTCGAGCCCGATCTCGTCGGCTTCTCCATCTACGTGTGGTCCACGCCCTGCCTGGTGGAGGTGGCGCGCCGGATCAAGCGCGCACGTCCGGCCTGTGCGGTGGTCTTCGGCGGCCCGTCGGCCCGGCGCGAACTGTTCGACCTTCCGGCCTATGCGCCTGCGCACGACTACATGGACGCGCTGGTGAGCTCGGAGGGCGAGGCGGTATTCCAGGATGTGGCCCGCCTTCCGGTGTTCACCCACGCGGCGCTGCGTGGCGTCGCCGGCCTGCACCTGCCCACGCCCGAGGGGTGGCTGCAGACCGCCCATCGTGATCCGATCGCAGACCTCGATGCGATCGCCTCGCCGTTCCAGCTCGGGCTGATGCCGCGCGGGTCGGTGGCGTACCTCGAGACCTACCGCGAATGCCCCATGTCCTGCCGGTTCTGCGAATGGGGTGCCGCCGAGACCTCCCGCGCCGTGTTCTCCGCCGACTACATCGAGCGGGAACTGCGGGCCTTCCGCGACCATGGCGTCCCGTCGGTGTTCCTGCTCGACGCGGGCCTCAACCTCAACGCGCGCGGCTTTCGCAACCTGGTCGAGGCGGAGGCGCGCACCGGACTGTTCCAGTCGGCCGACCTGTGGGCCGAGATCTACCCCACCCACATTCGCCGCGAGCACCTGGACTTCCTCTCGAGGGTGCGTGCGTCCTATCTCGGCGTCGGGCTGCAGTCGCTCGACCCTGACGTGCTGCGCGAGCACGATCGGCCGTTCGACCGGGCGCGCTTCGAGCGTGCGATGCGCGACCTGGTCACCGTGGCCACCCCTGAACTGCAGATCATCTTCGGCCTGCCGGGCGACTCGCCCGAGGGATTCCTGCGCACGCTGGAGTACGCCCGCTCGTTCCGGGTCGGGGTACGTGCCTATCATTGCCTGGTGTTGCCCGATGCCCTGCTGTCGCGCGCGCGCGAGGGCTGGGACATGCGCTTCGACCCGCAGACGCTCGCGATGATTGCCTGTCCGCCGCCGCGGCCGCCGGGTCGCACTGGTGGCGCGCTATCCCGCGCGTGA
- a CDS encoding class I SAM-dependent methyltransferase, which translates to MLDVGCGLGGTLDTINEREVRVVLCGLNSDPRQLDLCRQLLPRAGNRFVWVAADACALPFAAYRFDRLLCVEAMFHFASRRRFMAEAARVLRASGVLVASDLIVSAAARALDSPSFPIRRVLDEGYGPWPDFWGEEGGHHGLAREAGLHCSVLEDVGEQVRPSHRFTAPSGITLREALASPAAGPAARAALMLKWLHDEGHLRYVLLRLEPAAR; encoded by the coding sequence GTGCTCGATGTCGGCTGCGGGCTGGGCGGAACGCTGGATACCATCAACGAACGCGAGGTGCGGGTGGTGCTCTGCGGGCTGAACAGCGATCCGCGCCAGCTCGACCTCTGCAGACAGCTGCTTCCCCGGGCAGGCAACCGTTTCGTCTGGGTTGCCGCGGACGCCTGTGCGCTGCCCTTCGCGGCGTACCGCTTCGACCGGCTGCTCTGCGTCGAGGCGATGTTCCACTTCGCGTCGCGGCGCCGGTTCATGGCGGAGGCGGCGAGGGTGTTGCGCGCCTCCGGCGTGCTGGTGGCATCCGACCTGATCGTCTCGGCGGCGGCGCGCGCGCTCGACAGCCCGTCGTTTCCGATCCGCCGGGTGCTTGACGAAGGTTACGGCCCCTGGCCTGATTTCTGGGGCGAGGAGGGCGGGCACCATGGACTCGCCCGAGAGGCGGGCCTGCACTGCTCGGTGCTCGAGGACGTCGGCGAGCAGGTCCGCCCGAGTCATCGGTTCACCGCCCCCAGCGGGATCACCCTGCGCGAGGCCCTGGCCTCGCCCGCGGCGGGGCCGGCCGCGCGCGCGGCACTCATGCTGAAGTGGCTGCACGACGAGGGGCATCTGCGCTACGTGCTGCTGCGCCTCGAGCCGGCTGCACGATGA
- a CDS encoding 2OG-Fe(II) oxygenase — protein MFTTLRGHAEGGYIPPHFDNEQALRPGFAHLREIVEADMSSFVLTLSMAQAGGALEVFDCRCEPGDARMISADGAVRPRLDDLASVAFRVPAGDMIIVDSGRYLHRVTPVVGASRRWTACSFIARAAHLGYWDPPPPPGATSAPGEQSAQRFALA, from the coding sequence CTGTTTACCACCCTGCGCGGCCACGCCGAAGGCGGCTACATTCCTCCGCATTTCGACAACGAGCAGGCCCTGCGGCCGGGTTTTGCCCACCTGCGCGAGATCGTCGAGGCCGACATGTCGTCGTTCGTGCTCACGCTGTCGATGGCGCAGGCCGGGGGCGCGCTCGAGGTGTTCGACTGCCGGTGCGAGCCGGGCGATGCGCGCATGATCAGCGCCGACGGGGCGGTGCGCCCGCGTCTCGATGACCTCGCGTCGGTCGCCTTCCGCGTGCCGGCTGGCGACATGATCATCGTGGATTCCGGCCGATACCTGCACCGCGTGACGCCAGTGGTCGGCGCCTCGCGCCGCTGGACCGCCTGCAGCTTCATCGCGCGCGCGGCGCACCTGGGCTACTGGGACCCGCCGCCGCCGCCCGGTGCAACGTCCGCGCCGGGCGAGCAGTCGGCGCAGCGCTTCGCGCTCGCCTAG
- a CDS encoding HAD-IC family P-type ATPase yields MTNERSNPPQAWHALQADAALAHLGCEAGVGLSAPGAAQRMVEHGPNALPEAARRPVFLLLLSQFKSPLIYILFVAAALASAMGYWGDAAVILGVVLANALIGTCQEGRAERSMAALRRLSTLQVRVLREGAESTIAARDLVPGDILLLAAGDAVGADARLVQAASLAAAEAALTGESVPVPKHVAPLPEATGLADRRNMVFSGTYITAGRARAVVTATGIHTEVGGIARLTEDAPEPKTPLELRIAQFGRYLVVAALVLFGIVMALGLVRGLPFADVLMVAISQMVSMVPEGLPVAMTIALAVGMQRMAGRGAIIRRLSAVETLGSTTVICSDKTGTLTRNEMTVSVLWLPGGRSVAVSGVGYSPEGALTEAGAAIDPGDTAVHALLQAVALCNDAELVPPHDGATQWTVLGDPTEAALLVAAGKAGIDVGALRRRCTREAELPFDSDTQMMATRHGGLPSPRRVFIKGAPEAVLRLCTADGQAALQAAREAAEGMAARALRVLAVAVVADDALEAQAGFDALAGRATLLGLIGQIDPPREEVKVAVAQCRAAGIRPIMVTGDHKLTGLAIARELGIARAGDHGIDGAELERMNEAELLEGLDRIVVFARVHPAQKLRIVEALQSRGDVVAMTGDGVNDAPALARADVGVAMGITGTEVAKSAARIVITDDNFATIVGAVEQGRVVYGNLKKVILFLFVTSVDEVLVLLLALVGGFPLPLAAVQILWINIVTESTLTVNLVMDPPDGDEMARAPVPRNDRLLDRAMLWRIALLAPMAVAATFGWFVWRQSVGVPCEIVRTETFTMLAVCQWFNVLNCQSATRSALTFRIFRNRWLIGGLALSVVLQALVLYWPPLNTLFHTVPIPLADLLPIVAVASGVLWMEELRKGFIRWRRSRSA; encoded by the coding sequence ATGACCAACGAGCGCTCCAACCCACCCCAGGCCTGGCATGCCTTGCAGGCAGACGCCGCCCTGGCACACCTGGGCTGTGAAGCCGGTGTCGGGTTGTCAGCGCCTGGCGCTGCGCAGCGCATGGTCGAGCACGGGCCGAACGCCTTGCCTGAAGCCGCCCGGCGCCCGGTCTTCCTGCTCCTGTTGAGCCAGTTCAAGAGCCCGCTGATCTACATCCTGTTCGTCGCTGCGGCACTGGCCAGCGCCATGGGTTACTGGGGCGACGCTGCCGTCATCCTGGGCGTCGTGCTGGCGAACGCCCTGATCGGCACTTGCCAGGAAGGGCGTGCCGAACGGTCGATGGCTGCGCTGCGCCGGCTGTCGACGCTGCAGGTGCGGGTTCTGCGCGAAGGCGCGGAAAGCACCATCGCAGCGCGCGACCTCGTGCCCGGCGACATCCTGCTGCTGGCTGCGGGCGACGCGGTGGGCGCGGACGCGCGGCTGGTGCAGGCGGCCTCGTTGGCCGCGGCCGAGGCGGCGCTCACCGGTGAGTCGGTGCCGGTACCGAAACACGTGGCACCGTTGCCCGAAGCCACGGGCCTGGCCGACCGCCGCAACATGGTGTTCTCCGGCACGTACATCACCGCGGGACGCGCACGCGCGGTGGTAACGGCGACGGGGATCCACACCGAGGTGGGTGGCATCGCGCGCCTGACCGAAGATGCACCGGAGCCGAAGACGCCCCTGGAGTTGCGCATCGCACAGTTCGGCCGCTATCTCGTGGTCGCCGCCCTGGTGCTGTTCGGGATCGTCATGGCGCTCGGCCTGGTGCGCGGGCTGCCCTTCGCCGACGTGCTGATGGTGGCGATCAGCCAGATGGTGTCGATGGTGCCCGAGGGCCTGCCGGTGGCGATGACCATCGCACTGGCTGTCGGCATGCAGCGCATGGCAGGGCGCGGTGCGATCATCCGTCGCCTCTCTGCGGTAGAGACCCTGGGATCGACCACGGTCATCTGCAGCGACAAGACCGGCACGCTGACCCGCAACGAGATGACCGTCAGCGTCTTGTGGCTGCCTGGCGGGCGGTCGGTCGCCGTCAGCGGCGTAGGGTACTCGCCGGAGGGCGCGCTCACCGAAGCCGGAGCCGCCATCGATCCTGGAGACACGGCCGTCCATGCGTTGCTGCAAGCCGTCGCGCTCTGCAACGACGCCGAACTGGTGCCGCCCCACGATGGCGCGACCCAGTGGACGGTTCTCGGCGATCCGACCGAGGCAGCGCTGCTCGTCGCCGCAGGCAAGGCCGGCATCGATGTGGGCGCCCTGCGCCGGCGATGCACTCGCGAAGCCGAGTTGCCCTTCGACTCCGATACCCAGATGATGGCGACACGTCACGGCGGCTTGCCGTCGCCACGCCGAGTGTTCATCAAGGGCGCACCGGAAGCCGTATTGCGCCTGTGCACGGCCGACGGCCAGGCAGCGCTCCAGGCGGCCCGGGAGGCTGCCGAAGGCATGGCGGCCCGGGCGCTGCGGGTGCTGGCTGTCGCAGTGGTGGCGGACGACGCACTCGAAGCGCAAGCGGGCTTCGATGCGCTGGCGGGTCGTGCCACGCTGCTCGGGCTGATCGGTCAGATCGACCCGCCGCGAGAAGAGGTCAAGGTGGCGGTCGCCCAATGTCGGGCAGCCGGTATCCGGCCCATCATGGTCACCGGCGACCACAAGCTCACGGGCCTGGCCATTGCCCGCGAACTGGGCATCGCGCGCGCAGGCGACCACGGCATCGACGGCGCCGAACTGGAACGGATGAACGAGGCCGAACTGCTGGAAGGCCTTGACCGCATCGTCGTGTTCGCGCGCGTGCATCCGGCGCAGAAGCTGCGCATCGTGGAAGCGCTCCAGTCGCGCGGCGACGTGGTGGCCATGACCGGCGACGGCGTCAACGACGCCCCGGCGCTGGCCCGCGCCGACGTGGGCGTGGCGATGGGCATCACCGGGACCGAGGTGGCCAAGAGTGCCGCCAGGATCGTGATCACCGATGACAACTTCGCGACCATCGTGGGTGCGGTCGAACAGGGCCGGGTGGTCTACGGCAACCTGAAGAAGGTGATCCTGTTCCTGTTCGTCACCTCGGTCGACGAGGTGCTGGTGCTGCTGCTGGCGCTGGTGGGTGGCTTTCCGTTGCCGCTGGCCGCGGTGCAGATCCTCTGGATCAACATCGTCACCGAGAGCACGCTGACGGTGAACCTGGTGATGGACCCGCCCGATGGCGACGAGATGGCTCGAGCGCCGGTGCCGCGCAACGACCGGTTGCTCGACCGCGCGATGCTTTGGCGCATCGCCCTGCTGGCGCCCATGGCCGTAGCCGCGACCTTCGGCTGGTTTGTCTGGAGGCAGAGCGTGGGCGTACCCTGCGAGATCGTGCGCACAGAAACGTTCACCATGCTGGCGGTGTGCCAGTGGTTCAACGTGCTGAACTGCCAGTCGGCGACGCGTTCGGCGTTGACCTTTCGCATCTTCAGGAACCGATGGCTGATCGGCGGGTTGGCCCTGAGCGTCGTGTTGCAGGCGCTGGTGTTGTACTGGCCGCCGTTGAACACGCTGTTTCACACGGTGCCGATTCCGCTCGCCGATCTGCTGCCCATCGTGGCCGTGGCGAGCGGCGTGCTGTGGATGGAGGAACTGCGCAAGGGTTTCATTCGATGGCGCAGAAGCCGCTCGGCTTGA
- a CDS encoding xanthine dehydrogenase family protein molybdopterin-binding subunit — protein sequence MAGVARSDRRRFLRQSGGFTLAFSLPLPSGLAQTPAEPAKARLPGSLDRNRRLDAWIRVQPADRSILLMVGKVELGQGILTALAQLCADELDVNIERIRIVSGDTAVVPNEGTTAGSFSMPDSGNAVRHAAAEARAALLELASTRLAVAMANLRVDDAVVIADTGARTTYWDLPAGEELRREATGKVPPKRSGHRYIGRSVPRLDLTPKILGQAMFVHELRPEGLLFGRVVRPSTYRARLLAADTAAVERMPGVVKVVRDGSFLGVVAQRESQANAAAEALARSCRWETPSALPRTEGVEAWLRSAPIARDIPTRRQPRTTPGEVIRTVEASYFRPYQMHASIGPSAAVATMGADGTLVVQTHSQSVFETATAIAAMLGLPRERVRLQHVQGAGCYGHNLADDAAADAALLAVQVPGRPVRFQYTREQEHRWEPYGSAMLIRTRAGLDAQGKVLDWDFELWSTPHTTRPANQPGNLLPAGYLGKPFVQPVPANNGAPNYAADRNAIALYDFPGQNVLTHFITEMPVRVSSHRGLGAYGNVFAIESFMDELAHATGSDPAEYRVRHLNDPRARDAIRAAADRFGWSTWKRSPGRGRGIAFARYKNIAGYCAVALEVEVDSRSGSIRVLRAVASADSGHIVSPDGVSNQIEGGLVQSLSWTLKEEVQMDETRILSEDWASYPILTFSEVPPVDVVLIDRPGQPFLGTGEASQGPTGAALANAVFDATGIRFRRLPLTPARVLQGLQERRA from the coding sequence ATGGCTGGTGTCGCTCGCAGCGACCGCAGGCGCTTCCTGCGGCAGTCCGGGGGCTTCACGCTCGCCTTCTCGCTGCCCCTGCCGAGCGGGCTCGCCCAGACGCCAGCGGAGCCCGCGAAAGCCCGCCTGCCTGGCAGCCTCGATCGCAACCGCCGGCTCGACGCCTGGATCCGGGTGCAGCCGGCCGACCGCTCGATCCTGCTTATGGTGGGCAAGGTCGAACTGGGACAGGGCATCCTCACGGCCCTCGCGCAGCTCTGCGCCGATGAGCTGGACGTGAACATCGAGCGTATCCGCATCGTCTCCGGCGACACGGCGGTGGTACCCAACGAAGGGACGACCGCCGGCTCGTTCTCCATGCCTGACTCCGGCAATGCGGTTCGGCATGCCGCGGCCGAGGCGCGCGCGGCGCTGCTCGAGCTGGCGTCGACGCGGCTGGCCGTCGCCATGGCGAACCTGCGGGTGGACGATGCGGTGGTCATTGCCGACACCGGTGCGCGCACGACCTACTGGGATCTTCCCGCCGGCGAGGAACTGCGCCGTGAGGCCACCGGCAAGGTGCCGCCGAAGCGTTCCGGGCACCGCTACATCGGGCGCTCCGTACCGCGGCTGGACCTCACGCCGAAGATCCTCGGCCAGGCGATGTTCGTGCACGAACTGCGCCCGGAAGGGTTGCTGTTCGGGCGGGTGGTGCGGCCTTCGACCTATCGGGCGCGGCTGCTCGCAGCGGATACCGCCGCCGTGGAGCGCATGCCCGGCGTCGTCAAGGTCGTGCGCGACGGCAGCTTCCTCGGCGTGGTCGCGCAGCGCGAATCGCAGGCGAATGCCGCGGCCGAGGCACTCGCGCGCAGCTGTCGCTGGGAGACGCCCTCCGCGCTGCCGCGCACCGAAGGGGTGGAGGCCTGGCTGCGATCGGCACCGATCGCCCGTGACATCCCCACGCGCCGGCAGCCACGCACCACGCCTGGCGAGGTGATCCGTACGGTCGAGGCCTCCTACTTCCGCCCGTACCAGATGCATGCCTCGATCGGTCCCTCTGCTGCCGTGGCCACGATGGGCGCGGACGGCACGCTGGTCGTGCAGACCCACAGCCAGTCGGTGTTCGAGACGGCGACCGCGATCGCCGCGATGCTCGGGTTGCCGCGTGAGCGGGTGCGGCTGCAGCATGTGCAGGGCGCGGGTTGCTACGGGCACAACCTCGCCGACGATGCCGCCGCCGATGCAGCGCTGCTCGCGGTGCAGGTGCCCGGCCGTCCGGTGCGATTCCAGTACACGCGCGAGCAGGAGCACCGCTGGGAGCCCTACGGTTCGGCCATGCTGATCCGCACGCGGGCGGGCCTGGATGCGCAGGGCAAAGTCCTCGACTGGGACTTCGAACTCTGGTCGACGCCGCACACGACCCGCCCTGCAAACCAGCCGGGCAATCTGCTGCCGGCGGGCTATCTCGGCAAGCCGTTCGTGCAGCCAGTGCCGGCGAACAACGGGGCGCCCAACTACGCAGCCGATCGCAACGCGATCGCGCTCTACGATTTCCCCGGTCAGAACGTGCTCACGCACTTCATCACCGAGATGCCGGTGCGGGTGTCTTCGCATCGCGGGCTGGGCGCGTACGGCAACGTGTTCGCGATCGAATCCTTCATGGACGAACTCGCCCACGCGACGGGCAGCGACCCCGCCGAGTATCGGGTACGGCACCTGAATGACCCGCGTGCGCGCGACGCGATCCGCGCGGCTGCCGACCGCTTCGGCTGGTCGACCTGGAAGCGGTCTCCCGGGCGGGGACGTGGCATCGCCTTCGCCCGGTACAAGAACATCGCTGGCTACTGCGCGGTGGCGCTCGAGGTCGAGGTCGATTCGCGCAGCGGCAGCATCCGTGTGCTGCGTGCGGTGGCGAGCGCCGACAGCGGGCATATCGTCAGCCCGGATGGCGTCAGCAACCAGATCGAGGGTGGGCTGGTGCAGTCGCTGTCGTGGACGCTCAAGGAAGAGGTGCAGATGGACGAGACCCGGATCCTCTCCGAGGACTGGGCGAGCTACCCGATCCTCACCTTCTCGGAAGTGCCGCCCGTGGATGTGGTGCTGATCGACCGTCCTGGCCAGCCGTTCCTCGGCACTGGCGAAGCTTCTCAGGGACCCACGGGTGCAGCGCTGGCCAACGCGGTGTTCGATGCCACCGGTATCCGCTTTCGGCGCCTGCCGCTGACGCCGGCGCGGGTGCTGCAGGGGCTGCAGGAGAGGCGCGCCTGA
- a CDS encoding (2Fe-2S)-binding protein, with translation MTRFTLNGRAVQVALPSGEPLLQVLANDLGADGPKYGCGKAQCGSCTVLMDGNPVRSCVLPLSAADGRTITTLAGLAEGGRPGRLQQAFIDEQAAQCGYCTSGIILQAQALLQRNPKPSDAQVRAALDGNLCRCGAHNRIVRAVLRAAKGA, from the coding sequence ATGACCCGTTTCACGCTGAACGGACGCGCCGTGCAGGTTGCACTGCCTTCCGGCGAGCCACTGCTGCAGGTCCTCGCCAACGATCTCGGGGCCGACGGCCCCAAGTACGGCTGCGGCAAGGCGCAGTGCGGCTCCTGCACCGTGCTGATGGACGGAAACCCGGTACGCAGCTGCGTGCTGCCGCTGTCGGCAGCCGACGGACGCACCATCACCACGCTCGCCGGGCTTGCCGAGGGCGGTCGCCCGGGTCGGCTGCAGCAGGCGTTCATCGACGAGCAGGCCGCGCAGTGCGGCTACTGCACCTCCGGCATCATCCTGCAGGCGCAGGCGCTGCTCCAGCGCAACCCGAAGCCGAGCGACGCGCAGGTGCGCGCGGCACTCGACGGCAACCTGTGCCGCTGCGGCGCGCACAACCGCATCGTGCGCGCGGTATTGCGCGCGGCGAAGGGAGCCTGA
- a CDS encoding cytochrome c5 family protein → MTVSIHPLALARPGRRASLLVLMVGLLAPAAFAAETAASGEQVYKQVCMACHAAGVANAPKLGDRTAWAPLIKEGQEVLTAHAWVGVRAMPPKGGQADLPLDAFARATAYMARAAGGNWKDPDAAILGRIRAEEVKRIAQMKAMK, encoded by the coding sequence ATGACGGTATCGATCCATCCACTCGCCCTCGCCCGTCCGGGCAGGCGCGCTTCACTGCTGGTACTGATGGTCGGGCTGTTGGCGCCAGCAGCATTTGCCGCCGAGACGGCCGCCTCCGGCGAGCAGGTCTACAAGCAGGTGTGCATGGCCTGCCACGCCGCTGGCGTCGCCAACGCGCCGAAGCTCGGCGACCGCACGGCCTGGGCGCCGCTGATCAAGGAAGGCCAGGAGGTGCTTACCGCGCATGCCTGGGTGGGTGTGCGCGCAATGCCACCCAAGGGCGGTCAGGCGGATCTGCCTCTGGATGCGTTCGCACGTGCCACGGCTTACATGGCGCGCGCAGCCGGCGGCAACTGGAAGGATCCCGATGCCGCGATACTCGGCCGCATCCGTGCCGAAGAGGTCAAGCGAATCGCGCAGATGAAGGCGATGAAATAG